In Candidatus Delongbacteria bacterium, one DNA window encodes the following:
- a CDS encoding MGMT family protein has product MTEYSPLTLKIIENILAVPEGKVSTYGRIALLSGSPKAARQVVRVLSSLTESFSLPWHRIVNSQGVISIKNYDGFVLQKSLLQKEGVIVSEDEKIDLKKYLF; this is encoded by the coding sequence ATGACAGAATATTCACCTTTAACTTTGAAAATAATTGAGAATATTTTAGCAGTTCCAGAGGGAAAGGTATCTACTTATGGTCGAATAGCTTTGTTGTCAGGATCTCCTAAAGCCGCAAGGCAGGTTGTTAGAGTATTGAGTAGTTTAACTGAAAGTTTTTCTTTGCCTTGGCATAGAATTGTGAATAGTCAGGGTGTTATCAGTATCAAAAATTACGATGGATTTGTTTTGCAAAAGAGCCTTCTTCAAAAAGAAGGTGTTATCGTCTCTGAAGATGAAAAAATTGATTTGAAAAAGTATCTTTTTTGA
- a CDS encoding protein-L-isoaspartate(D-aspartate) O-methyltransferase, translating into MNFKIAKRDMVESQIRKRGITNKSVLDAFRKIDRHIFVKAENLAQAYDDHPLPIGEEQTISQPYISALMTELLYPTKDDIILEIGTGSGYQTAILSELSKFVVSVEIKSTLAERAKRMLRSLDIENVTIMIGDGTLGWKEKAPYDGILVTAGSPEIPYALLDQLKIGGRMVIPIGTDGNHKLQLILKEEDEIVVKEIVDCSFVPLIGRGI; encoded by the coding sequence ATTAACTTTAAAATTGCAAAAAGAGATATGGTTGAAAGCCAGATCAGGAAAAGAGGGATAACAAACAAAAGTGTTCTGGATGCTTTTCGTAAAATTGACAGACATATTTTTGTAAAGGCAGAAAATTTGGCTCAGGCATATGATGATCACCCTCTTCCAATAGGTGAGGAACAGACGATATCTCAGCCTTATATTTCCGCTTTAATGACCGAACTTTTGTATCCTACAAAGGACGATATAATATTAGAAATAGGTACTGGTTCTGGATATCAAACAGCTATATTGAGTGAATTGTCAAAATTTGTAGTATCGGTTGAGATCAAATCAACTCTTGCTGAAAGAGCCAAACGTATGCTCAGGTCTCTTGATATTGAGAATGTAACCATTATGATCGGTGATGGAACTCTTGGCTGGAAAGAGAAAGCTCCCTATGATGGTATTTTAGTTACGGCAGGATCTCCAGAGATACCGTACGCCCTTTTGGATCAGTTGAAAATTGGTGGGAGAATGGTAATTCCTATTGGTACAGACGGGAATCATAAGCTTCAATTGATATTAAAAGAAGAAGATGAAATTGTAGTAAAAGAGATTGTGGATTGTTCTTTTGTACCTCTTATAGGAAGGGGTATCTGA
- a CDS encoding biotin--[acetyl-CoA-carboxylase] ligase, translating to MILPKFSNIILLDTIGSTNSYVKEHANELSEGTALFTREQTAGRGRYNRRWEGCKDKSIFLSLLLKNIDNPYTGVRLTFAFSLAIGKFLEKYIDKNIIQYKWPNDILINNKKICGILCEFSGASLVIGIGVNVYNFDHSDEIDRLISYMEDFSKKLPSIEIIREEVIENINNMIDEISELEDENLPKYWFENSKILDSDVKITDDDGTCIVGKVKGIENNGALLLDVNGLIKKIVTGDMFYND from the coding sequence ATGATTTTACCTAAATTTAGTAATATCATCCTGCTTGATACTATTGGATCAACGAATAGTTATGTGAAAGAACATGCGAATGAATTGTCTGAAGGTACGGCTTTGTTTACTAGAGAGCAGACGGCGGGACGGGGAAGGTATAACCGTAGATGGGAAGGTTGTAAAGATAAATCAATTTTTCTTTCACTTTTATTAAAGAATATCGATAATCCTTATACAGGTGTTAGACTTACTTTCGCTTTCTCATTGGCTATAGGAAAATTTCTTGAAAAATACATAGATAAAAATATTATTCAATACAAATGGCCAAACGATATACTAATAAATAACAAAAAGATTTGTGGTATTTTGTGCGAATTTTCAGGTGCGTCTCTAGTAATTGGAATTGGGGTAAATGTCTATAATTTTGACCATTCAGATGAGATAGACAGACTAATCTCTTATATGGAAGATTTTAGTAAAAAATTACCGTCGATCGAAATTATAAGAGAAGAAGTTATAGAGAACATAAACAATATGATTGATGAAATATCTGAGCTTGAGGATGAAAATTTGCCAAAGTATTGGTTCGAAAATAGTAAGATTTTGGATTCGGATGTCAAAATTACCGATGACGACGGAACATGTATAGTTGGTAAAGTTAAGGGGATAGAGAATAATGGAGCATTGTTGCTTGATGTTAATGGGTTAATAAAAAAAATAGTTACTGGAGATATGTTCTACAATGATTAA
- a CDS encoding YceH family protein codes for MEFNLTEIEIRVLGSLMEKERQTPEYYPVTLNYITNACNQKSNREPVSDYSQDEVYEALLSLKRKNLIWEVSIAGSARQPKYEHKINAAMNLTDAQFAIIAVLLLRGPQLPGEINSRTNRYYEFEDLAEVHRTLESLIDGEHGKLVIKLPIESGRKESKFMHLLSGTFDFESYKAKAEEEKEKEKNLVERVEYLEAELEKLKQMIIDFKGQFE; via the coding sequence ATGGAATTTAATCTTACAGAAATAGAAATTAGAGTTCTTGGTTCATTGATGGAGAAAGAGAGACAAACTCCTGAATATTATCCTGTAACCTTAAATTATATTACCAATGCCTGCAACCAAAAAAGTAATAGAGAGCCAGTTTCTGATTATTCACAGGATGAGGTTTATGAAGCTCTTTTATCACTTAAAAGGAAAAATCTTATATGGGAAGTTTCAATCGCCGGAAGTGCAAGACAACCTAAGTATGAGCATAAAATCAATGCAGCCATGAATCTGACTGATGCTCAATTTGCAATTATTGCTGTATTGCTTTTAAGAGGTCCTCAATTACCAGGAGAGATTAATTCTAGAACAAACAGATATTATGAATTTGAAGATTTGGCTGAAGTTCACAGAACTTTAGAATCATTGATAGACGGGGAACATGGTAAATTAGTCATCAAACTTCCAATTGAATCAGGCAGAAAAGAAAGTAAATTTATGCACCTTTTAAGTGGAACTTTTGATTTTGAAAGCTACAAAGCTAAGGCTGAAGAGGAAAAGGAAAAAGAGAAAAATCTCGTAGAGAGAGTAGAATATCTTGAAGCTGAGCTAGAGAAACTAAAACAGATGATCATTGATTTTAAAGGTCAGTTTGAGTAA
- a CDS encoding DedA family protein: MKKNIIRKIYDWVLHWAETPYGLPALFILSFAESSFFPVPPDVLLIALAVSVRTKAFKYAFYCTLGSILGGMFGYFIGYKLWYTGENFSTFAMLFFDYIPGFTVEVFDKVKHMYEENAFLVVFTAGFTPIPYKVITITAGVVKINFPLFIIASTVSRALRFFLVAAIIYKYGAPITAWIDKYFNKLAILFTILLIGGFVLIKMFAS; encoded by the coding sequence ATGAAAAAAAATATAATACGTAAGATATATGACTGGGTTTTACACTGGGCAGAAACTCCTTATGGTCTTCCAGCACTGTTTATCCTTTCATTTGCTGAAAGCTCATTTTTTCCTGTTCCACCAGATGTGCTTTTGATTGCTTTGGCTGTTTCAGTGAGAACAAAGGCTTTTAAATACGCTTTTTATTGTACATTAGGTTCAATTTTGGGTGGTATGTTTGGGTATTTTATTGGTTATAAATTGTGGTATACAGGTGAAAATTTTAGCACTTTTGCAATGTTGTTTTTTGATTATATACCTGGATTTACTGTTGAGGTTTTTGATAAAGTAAAGCATATGTACGAGGAAAATGCTTTTCTTGTTGTGTTTACGGCGGGTTTTACACCTATTCCTTACAAAGTAATTACTATTACTGCTGGTGTAGTGAAAATTAATTTTCCGCTTTTTATTATTGCATCAACAGTTAGTAGAGCATTACGTTTTTTTCTTGTTGCTGCGATTATTTACAAATATGGAGCCCCTATCACAGCCTGGATTGATAAATATTTCAATAAATTAGCCATACTGTTTACAATACTATTGATTGGTGGATTTGTTTTGATTAAGATGTTTGCATCGTAA
- a CDS encoding 6-bladed beta-propeller, with the protein MKYSVIFFLILLISCSKSNDKSISVQNGKEVIVTTNKSSSKIAELNIDLDLKCSFNLIDSDKFVISSPSFPKFDLDGNIYIQDQDFKKMTVYKFDSQGNYINSFGKKGTGPGEFDFMGGFVVKGDTIYVSDWGNWQIDKFTLNGDFISAKKYNDFNTQPSYPKKINNGFINISQSSKGTPEGDTELNTGIRLFDNQFNHLKTFCEISSIIKKNQDYNPFANNLITAIGEKEIYVNITNEKDYKIEVYDFEGNKIREIKKSYAVTKMDDKKKNAMIEEGKKYGMNYFVDYESSVSDMKIDKFNRLWVYSAASNQGMDNDDYYDIFVNDEFIGTKRIELEKGYSFNFIEDHVVAINSEEGIIRIYNY; encoded by the coding sequence ATGAAATACTCGGTAATATTTTTCCTTATCCTTTTAATTTCATGTTCTAAATCAAATGACAAGTCCATCTCTGTTCAAAATGGTAAAGAAGTAATTGTTACTACAAACAAGTCTTCATCAAAAATTGCAGAGCTGAATATTGATTTAGATTTGAAGTGCTCATTTAATCTTATAGATTCTGATAAATTTGTGATAAGCTCACCTTCATTTCCAAAATTTGATTTAGATGGAAATATCTACATTCAGGATCAGGATTTTAAAAAAATGACAGTGTACAAGTTTGACTCTCAGGGAAATTATATTAACAGTTTTGGTAAAAAGGGTACTGGTCCTGGAGAATTCGACTTTATGGGTGGATTTGTGGTGAAAGGAGATACTATTTATGTGTCCGACTGGGGAAATTGGCAAATTGATAAGTTTACATTAAATGGTGATTTTATATCAGCTAAAAAGTATAATGATTTCAATACTCAACCATCATATCCTAAAAAGATAAATAATGGTTTTATCAATATTTCCCAATCTTCAAAAGGAACACCTGAAGGAGATACGGAACTAAATACAGGAATAAGATTGTTTGACAATCAATTCAATCATTTGAAAACATTTTGCGAGATAAGTAGCATTATTAAGAAAAATCAAGATTATAATCCGTTTGCGAATAATCTTATCACTGCTATAGGTGAAAAAGAAATTTATGTAAATATTACAAATGAAAAAGATTATAAAATTGAGGTTTATGATTTTGAAGGAAACAAGATAAGAGAGATCAAAAAGAGTTATGCTGTTACTAAAATGGATGACAAAAAAAAGAATGCTATGATAGAAGAAGGTAAGAAATATGGTATGAACTATTTTGTCGATTATGAATCTTCAGTTAGTGATATGAAAATAGATAAGTTTAATAGGCTATGGGTATACTCTGCGGCATCTAATCAAGGAATGGATAATGATGATTATTATGATATTTTTGTTAATGACGAGTTTATCGGTACAAAAAGAATTGAATTGGAAAAAGGGTACAGTTTTAATTTTATAGAAGATCATGTTGTTGCTATCAATTCTGAAGAAGGTATTATAAGAATTTATAATTATTAA